The DNA region TGCGTGACCTCCCCCAGTCGGCTAGTGAAATTCCTGCTGCCGTCAAAGGAGAATCATGGGCGCAGCTAGGGGTAAATGTGGACGCCGACTTTGAACCGGTGTATGTTGTCCCGAAAGACAAAAAGAAAATTGTTACCCAGCTCAAAGATGCCCTCAAAGATGTAGATGAACTGATTCTGGCAACGGACGAAGACCGGGAAGGTGAAAGCATTAGTTGGCATTTATACCAATTGCTGAAGCCGAAAGTTCCGACTAAGCGGATGGTGTTTCACGAAATTACCCAAGAGGCGATCAAAAAAGCCCTGAAAAACTGCCGCAATATCGATGAGCAGTTGGTTCGCGCCCAAGAAACACGGCGGATCTTAGATCGACTGGTGGGTTATACTCTGTCTCCACTGCTATGGAAAAAAATCGCCTGGGGATTATCTGCTGGGCGAGTGCAATCTGTAGCTGTGCGACTTTTAGTCACTAGGGAACGCCAACGCCGCGCTTTCCGCGAGGGTACGTACTGGGATTTGAAAGCTAGTTTATCAAAGGAAAAAACCCCCTTTGCTGCCCAACTGGTAACATTGGCAGGAACCAAAATCGCTAACGGCAGCGATTTTGACGCAGCAACTGGACAAATTACCGCAGGTCGCAATGTCTTGTTGCTAAACGTTGACCAAGCTGTAGCCCTCAAGGAACGCCTAACAGGGAAAACCTGGAGTGTTACCGAGATGGAGGAACGCCCAGTGACGCGCAAACCGTCGCCACCGTTCACCACTTCAACGTTGCAACAAGAATCTAACCGGAAATTGCGCCTCTCAGCTCGTGACACGATGCGGGTTGCCCAGAATTTGTACGAGCAGGGGTATATTACCTATATGCGGACAGATTCGGTACATTTGTCAGATCAAGCGATCGCAGCTGCTCGGAGTTGTGTAGAAAAGCTTTACGGTCAACAATACCTCAGTCCCCAACCACGGCAATACACCACCAAATCTAAAGGCGCACAAGAGGCGCACGAAGCAATTCGTCCAGCAGGTAGCACCTTCCGCACCCCCCAAGAAACTGGTCTGGGCGGTCGAGAACTTGCTGTCTACGATTTGATTTGGAAGCGGACTGTCGCCTGTCAAATGGCTGATTCCCGCCAAACTCAAATTACCGTGCAATTGCAAGTTGAGGATGCTGGATTCCGTTCTTCTGGTAAACGGATTGAATTTCCAGGATACTTACGTGCCTACGTTGAAGGTTCAGACGACCCAGAAGCAGCACTGGAAGACCAGGAAGTGATTTTGCCGAATCTGAAAGTCGGAGATCATCCCGATTGTACAGATTTAGAAGCAGTTGGGCACGAAACCCAACCGCCAGCTAGGTACACCGAAGCTTCTTTAGTGAAAACCTTAGAAAGCGAAGGTATCGGTCGTCCCAGTACCTACGCCAGCATTATTGGCACAATAATTGACAAAGGTTATGCCCATTTGGTGAGTAACGCTCTTATTCCCACCTTCACCGCTTTTGCCGTCACCGACTTATTGGAAAAATATTTCCCGGACGTTGTTGATCCCAGTTTTACCTCAAAGATGGAGCAAACCTTGGATGACATTGCTACAGGTGAAGCGAAATGGCTACCCTACTTGCAGCAATTCTATTTGGGAGAAAAAGGGCTAGAAACCCTGGTAAAAGAACAGGAAAGTCAAATTGATGCCACCAAAGCTAGGACTGTAGAACTGGAGAATCTAGATGCCAAAGTCCGCATTGGGAAATATGGCCCTTACATTGAAGTTGAAAATGGTGAGGGGGTTATCACCGCTTCAATTCCCAAAGACTTGACACCAGCCGACCTCGACCCCAAACAGGTAGAAGTATTGCTGCGACAAAAAATCACAGGCCCCGACCAGGTAGGCCGGCATCCCGAAACTGGCGAACCAATTTATGTGAAAATTGGTGCTTATGGGCCTTATGTCCAATTGGGTGACAAAACCGACGAAAACCCCAAACCTAAACAAGCCTCCCTACTCAAGGGTGTCACCCCAGAAACCGTTACCCTAGAAATGGCTGTTGGTCTGTTGGCACTACCC from Nostoc commune NIES-4072 includes:
- the topA gene encoding type I DNA topoisomerase, whose amino-acid sequence is MSTLVIVESPTKARTIRNYLPAGYRVEASMGHVRDLPQSASEIPAAVKGESWAQLGVNVDADFEPVYVVPKDKKKIVTQLKDALKDVDELILATDEDREGESISWHLYQLLKPKVPTKRMVFHEITQEAIKKALKNCRNIDEQLVRAQETRRILDRLVGYTLSPLLWKKIAWGLSAGRVQSVAVRLLVTRERQRRAFREGTYWDLKASLSKEKTPFAAQLVTLAGTKIANGSDFDAATGQITAGRNVLLLNVDQAVALKERLTGKTWSVTEMEERPVTRKPSPPFTTSTLQQESNRKLRLSARDTMRVAQNLYEQGYITYMRTDSVHLSDQAIAAARSCVEKLYGQQYLSPQPRQYTTKSKGAQEAHEAIRPAGSTFRTPQETGLGGRELAVYDLIWKRTVACQMADSRQTQITVQLQVEDAGFRSSGKRIEFPGYLRAYVEGSDDPEAALEDQEVILPNLKVGDHPDCTDLEAVGHETQPPARYTEASLVKTLESEGIGRPSTYASIIGTIIDKGYAHLVSNALIPTFTAFAVTDLLEKYFPDVVDPSFTSKMEQTLDDIATGEAKWLPYLQQFYLGEKGLETLVKEQESQIDATKARTVELENLDAKVRIGKYGPYIEVENGEGVITASIPKDLTPADLDPKQVEVLLRQKITGPDQVGRHPETGEPIYVKIGAYGPYVQLGDKTDENPKPKQASLLKGVTPETVTLEMAVGLLALPRTLGVHPVTGGKIQASLGRFGPYVVHDQGKEGKDYRSLKAADNVLTISLERALELLSEPKKGRSSTNSKSKAALRELGTHPDDGETINIYDGPYGPYIKHGKTNVSIPEGQTVENITLAEALNLLSAKASTGKSTRKTTKSTTSKSKSTAKSTTSTKKKGTEG